One Haemorhous mexicanus isolate bHaeMex1 chromosome 9, bHaeMex1.pri, whole genome shotgun sequence DNA segment encodes these proteins:
- the IL23R gene encoding interleukin-23 receptor isoform X2, which translates to MAGAGQALVLPVLLCCLCPGAANFECKGRVWIEPAPVVRLGSDISIGCQSWLGCPSPQLLILLNYSRAEGTPLALPGGAVRLRLRRFQMPFATVTCFSRCAQRDRLVCGTELRAGYPPDPPGNLSCAIAEGSERLECGWEPGRLTHLPTRHSLHLRRVVAQDEEDEDDEEEKTFPADSPVLLRELHNGSQYSVWVQASNALGTARSAPQHLSLQELVVPALPVAIGAETTDTSPASTTTRWRSRTRLRDVHCQERHRATGTPTWHVELCDKVTQEGPRWQHELQSDTEFVFQARCRLGTAHSPWSAWSPPFLYRTPEAAPAAAPAVWRRLGRALPNGSHEVTVLIKPLAARDARGRILGYAVSAESAAGARPLCLTSGTECTVLVPPGARSLLVTARNSKGASSPASIPLTRAAAQEEFPAPEAVEVQPEQQSRVLVQWQRPQPSQSPLLWFILEWLSSPQHGQQEQYGWERIPHHQTHTYIPGAAAPPRVWLYAVYPGGISAPRSSPAPAEEPLLGSTYSQMSQDDDIPVLLGLSLSLVGLSILFAVVMFKKSVRKRVKATLVSLLPAWMSEDFPHMENSTVVKSLQDKADFPSAILQEPFLADPAVTDVQEVPAQERPQSPGTAARAGVAEPREVPRSLVAPRTAVPGLLGAYKPQLSGGNTLGYVAAGICPAQPPAASPQPEPGIFSQDYSSPVPQLWGLHGGTPQLCLLDKINLVLNSSLEFPGQAGHGSVPEQRWEPPGDGPEQMLVPEELLSCLRATNREPASRRAWQGCSDSSWDWG; encoded by the exons ATGGCGGGAGCCGGCCAGGCTTTGGTGCTGCCcgtcctgctctgctgcctgtgcccag GTGCTGCGAACTTCGAGTGCAAGGGGCGCGTCTGGATCGAGCCCGCGCCCGTGGTGCGGCTGGGCTCCGACATCTCCAtcggctgccagtcctggctgggctgccccTCGCCgcagctcctcatcctcctcaacTACAGCCGGGCCGAGGGCACCCCGCTGGCCCTGCCCGGCGGCGCCGTGCGCCTCCGCCTGCGCCGCTTCCAGATGCCCTTCGCCACCGTCACCTGCTTCTCCCGCTGCGCCCAGAGGGACCGCCTGGTGTGCGGCACCGAGCTCCGGGCGGGCT ACCCTCCGGACCCCCCGGGGAACCTGAGCTGCGCCATCGCCGAGGGCTCGGAGCGCCTGGAGTGCGGCTGGGAGCCGGGACGGCTCACGCACTTGCCCACCCGGCACAGCCTCCACCTGCGCAG ggtggtggcacaggatgaggaggatgaggacgatGAGGAAGAAAAGACCTTCCCTGCAGACTCACCTGTGTTGCTGAGAGAGCTGCACAATGGCAGCCAGTACTCGGTGTGGGTGCAGGCCAGCAAcgccctgggcactgcccgcTCGGCCCCTCAGCACCTCAGCCTGCAGGAGCTCG TGGTGCCTGCTCTGCCCGTGGCCATCGGCGCCGAGACCACGGACACGTCCCCTGCCAGCACCACCACGCGCTGGAGGAGCCGGACCCGGCTGAGGGACGTGCACTGCCAGGAGAGGCACAGGGCCACGGGCACCCCCACGTGGCAC GTGGAGCTGTGCGACAAGGTGACACAGGAGGGTCCCCGCTGGCAGCACGAGCTGCAGAGCGACACCGAGTTcgtgttccaggccaggtgtCGGCTCGGGACCgcccacagcccctggagcgCCTGGAGCCCCCCCTTCCTGTACCGCACCCCCGAGGCAG cccccgccgccgctcccgccgtgTGGCGGCGCCTGGGCCGGGCCCTGCCCAACGGCAGCCACGAGGTGACGGTCTTGATCAAG CCGCTGGCAGCCCGGGATGCCCGCGGGAGGATCCTGGGCTACGCCGTGAGCGCCGAGAgcgcggcgggagcgcggccgCTGTGCCTCACCTCCGGCACCGAGTGCACGGTGCTGGTGCCGCCCGGAGCCCGCAGCCTCCTCGTCACCGCCCGCAACTCCAAAGGGGCCTCCAGCCCGGCCAGCATCCCCCTAACCCGGGCGGCAGCTCAGGAAG AGTTCCCAGCCCCGGAGGCCGTGGAGGtgcagcctgagcagcagagcagggtcctggtCCAGTGGCAgcgcccccagcccagccagagcccCCTGCTCTGGTTCATACTGGAGTGGCTCTCCAGCCCCCAGCACGGCCAGCAGGAGCAGTACGGCTGGGAGAGAATCCCACACCACCAAACACACACCTACATCCCAG GGGCGGCGGCTCCCCCGCGCGTGTGGCTGTACGCGGTGTATCCCGGCGGGATCAGCGCTCCCCGctccagcccag cccctgcagaggaGCCGCTCCTGGGCAGCACCTACAGCCAGATGTCCCAGG ATGATGacatcccagtgctcctggggctgagccTCAGCCTGGTCGGATTATCCATTCTGTTTGCAGTTGTGATGTTTAAAAAGTCAGTCAGGAAAAG GGTTAAGGCCACCCTTGTGTCCCTCTTGCCAGCCTGGATGTCTGAGGACTTTCCCCACATGGAGAACAGCACCGTGGTGAAGTCACTCCAG GACAAGGCTGATTTCCCCAGTGCCATCCTCCAGGAGCCCTTCCTGGCCGACCCCGCCGTCACCGACGTCCAGGAGGTGCCGGCGCAGGAGCGGCCCCAGAGCCCGGGCACCGcggccagggcaggggtggccgAGCCCAGGGAGGTGCCAAGGAGCCTGGTGGCCCCCAGGACGGCTGTCCCGGGGCTGCTGGGTGCCTACAAACCCCAGCTCTCCGGCGGGAACACTTTGGGCTACGTGGCCGCTGGGATCTGCCCGGCGCAGCCGCCCGCGGCCAGCCCGCAGCCAGAGCCGGGAATCTTCTCCCAGGACTACAGCAGCCCCGTCCCCCAGCTGTGGGGGCTGCACGGGGGcacaccccagctctgcctgctggacAAGATCAACCTGGTGCTCAACAGCAGCCTGGAGTTCCCGGGGCAGGCGGGGCACGGATCCGTCCCGGAGCAGCGCTGGGAGCCGCCCGGAGACGGCCCCGAGCAGATGCTGGTCCCggaggagctgctgtcctgcctgAGAGCCACCAACAGGGAGCCTGCCTCCCGCAGAGCATGGCAGGGCTGCTCGGacagcagctgggactggggataa
- the IL23R gene encoding interleukin-23 receptor isoform X1 encodes MVFYPSGDAAAQPMAGAGQALVLPVLLCCLCPGAANFECKGRVWIEPAPVVRLGSDISIGCQSWLGCPSPQLLILLNYSRAEGTPLALPGGAVRLRLRRFQMPFATVTCFSRCAQRDRLVCGTELRAGYPPDPPGNLSCAIAEGSERLECGWEPGRLTHLPTRHSLHLRRVVAQDEEDEDDEEEKTFPADSPVLLRELHNGSQYSVWVQASNALGTARSAPQHLSLQELVVPALPVAIGAETTDTSPASTTTRWRSRTRLRDVHCQERHRATGTPTWHVELCDKVTQEGPRWQHELQSDTEFVFQARCRLGTAHSPWSAWSPPFLYRTPEAAPAAAPAVWRRLGRALPNGSHEVTVLIKPLAARDARGRILGYAVSAESAAGARPLCLTSGTECTVLVPPGARSLLVTARNSKGASSPASIPLTRAAAQEEFPAPEAVEVQPEQQSRVLVQWQRPQPSQSPLLWFILEWLSSPQHGQQEQYGWERIPHHQTHTYIPGAAAPPRVWLYAVYPGGISAPRSSPAPAEEPLLGSTYSQMSQDDDIPVLLGLSLSLVGLSILFAVVMFKKSVRKRVKATLVSLLPAWMSEDFPHMENSTVVKSLQDKADFPSAILQEPFLADPAVTDVQEVPAQERPQSPGTAARAGVAEPREVPRSLVAPRTAVPGLLGAYKPQLSGGNTLGYVAAGICPAQPPAASPQPEPGIFSQDYSSPVPQLWGLHGGTPQLCLLDKINLVLNSSLEFPGQAGHGSVPEQRWEPPGDGPEQMLVPEELLSCLRATNREPASRRAWQGCSDSSWDWG; translated from the exons ATGGTTTTTTACCCCTCAGGCGATGCCGCAGCCCAGCCCATGGCGGGAGCCGGCCAGGCTTTGGTGCTGCCcgtcctgctctgctgcctgtgcccag GTGCTGCGAACTTCGAGTGCAAGGGGCGCGTCTGGATCGAGCCCGCGCCCGTGGTGCGGCTGGGCTCCGACATCTCCAtcggctgccagtcctggctgggctgccccTCGCCgcagctcctcatcctcctcaacTACAGCCGGGCCGAGGGCACCCCGCTGGCCCTGCCCGGCGGCGCCGTGCGCCTCCGCCTGCGCCGCTTCCAGATGCCCTTCGCCACCGTCACCTGCTTCTCCCGCTGCGCCCAGAGGGACCGCCTGGTGTGCGGCACCGAGCTCCGGGCGGGCT ACCCTCCGGACCCCCCGGGGAACCTGAGCTGCGCCATCGCCGAGGGCTCGGAGCGCCTGGAGTGCGGCTGGGAGCCGGGACGGCTCACGCACTTGCCCACCCGGCACAGCCTCCACCTGCGCAG ggtggtggcacaggatgaggaggatgaggacgatGAGGAAGAAAAGACCTTCCCTGCAGACTCACCTGTGTTGCTGAGAGAGCTGCACAATGGCAGCCAGTACTCGGTGTGGGTGCAGGCCAGCAAcgccctgggcactgcccgcTCGGCCCCTCAGCACCTCAGCCTGCAGGAGCTCG TGGTGCCTGCTCTGCCCGTGGCCATCGGCGCCGAGACCACGGACACGTCCCCTGCCAGCACCACCACGCGCTGGAGGAGCCGGACCCGGCTGAGGGACGTGCACTGCCAGGAGAGGCACAGGGCCACGGGCACCCCCACGTGGCAC GTGGAGCTGTGCGACAAGGTGACACAGGAGGGTCCCCGCTGGCAGCACGAGCTGCAGAGCGACACCGAGTTcgtgttccaggccaggtgtCGGCTCGGGACCgcccacagcccctggagcgCCTGGAGCCCCCCCTTCCTGTACCGCACCCCCGAGGCAG cccccgccgccgctcccgccgtgTGGCGGCGCCTGGGCCGGGCCCTGCCCAACGGCAGCCACGAGGTGACGGTCTTGATCAAG CCGCTGGCAGCCCGGGATGCCCGCGGGAGGATCCTGGGCTACGCCGTGAGCGCCGAGAgcgcggcgggagcgcggccgCTGTGCCTCACCTCCGGCACCGAGTGCACGGTGCTGGTGCCGCCCGGAGCCCGCAGCCTCCTCGTCACCGCCCGCAACTCCAAAGGGGCCTCCAGCCCGGCCAGCATCCCCCTAACCCGGGCGGCAGCTCAGGAAG AGTTCCCAGCCCCGGAGGCCGTGGAGGtgcagcctgagcagcagagcagggtcctggtCCAGTGGCAgcgcccccagcccagccagagcccCCTGCTCTGGTTCATACTGGAGTGGCTCTCCAGCCCCCAGCACGGCCAGCAGGAGCAGTACGGCTGGGAGAGAATCCCACACCACCAAACACACACCTACATCCCAG GGGCGGCGGCTCCCCCGCGCGTGTGGCTGTACGCGGTGTATCCCGGCGGGATCAGCGCTCCCCGctccagcccag cccctgcagaggaGCCGCTCCTGGGCAGCACCTACAGCCAGATGTCCCAGG ATGATGacatcccagtgctcctggggctgagccTCAGCCTGGTCGGATTATCCATTCTGTTTGCAGTTGTGATGTTTAAAAAGTCAGTCAGGAAAAG GGTTAAGGCCACCCTTGTGTCCCTCTTGCCAGCCTGGATGTCTGAGGACTTTCCCCACATGGAGAACAGCACCGTGGTGAAGTCACTCCAG GACAAGGCTGATTTCCCCAGTGCCATCCTCCAGGAGCCCTTCCTGGCCGACCCCGCCGTCACCGACGTCCAGGAGGTGCCGGCGCAGGAGCGGCCCCAGAGCCCGGGCACCGcggccagggcaggggtggccgAGCCCAGGGAGGTGCCAAGGAGCCTGGTGGCCCCCAGGACGGCTGTCCCGGGGCTGCTGGGTGCCTACAAACCCCAGCTCTCCGGCGGGAACACTTTGGGCTACGTGGCCGCTGGGATCTGCCCGGCGCAGCCGCCCGCGGCCAGCCCGCAGCCAGAGCCGGGAATCTTCTCCCAGGACTACAGCAGCCCCGTCCCCCAGCTGTGGGGGCTGCACGGGGGcacaccccagctctgcctgctggacAAGATCAACCTGGTGCTCAACAGCAGCCTGGAGTTCCCGGGGCAGGCGGGGCACGGATCCGTCCCGGAGCAGCGCTGGGAGCCGCCCGGAGACGGCCCCGAGCAGATGCTGGTCCCggaggagctgctgtcctgcctgAGAGCCACCAACAGGGAGCCTGCCTCCCGCAGAGCATGGCAGGGCTGCTCGGacagcagctgggactggggataa